The Daphnia pulicaria isolate SC F1-1A chromosome 12, SC_F0-13Bv2, whole genome shotgun sequence genome contains a region encoding:
- the LOC124316316 gene encoding XK-related protein 6-like isoform X1 produces the protein MGLMRNRKNAKNVSNTDAENAEEENLQHSNVKKFARQCKTKIEIQELKQMIFFNMVSLILYIVNILSQIRLLIKCYQQQEFWYIFAFLTIPLLVKTCRSFTFYNKKWINEKLKRNGNVFDPRDLLPDKESFFSLLMKWVLGLCLLCPIPRYCDLIKYANKAIEAKKTNDDTKNIYFVAMIWEEVEMIQLDQFDSFMESAPQILLSLYDIFKDGWNFEVFSMVLSAIGLLFSVGSLSWALVSYDEKICLMKGIKRDDRNNPGFIDFTNDDAMEDAINCITETTWKKNSLLTLLLFLANFSFIIGRLIAFSFFSFSHGSLIWMACLAHLVPISIWHYYTQHYSVLDSTRLSFLHIFAYLYPSEKESNQVKHPRFSPAVYLFISACENVFLMLLWSQSFIIGDERPGIFSVPNYPWTEWTFFVPWSVQLVAITASFVFFLLFNKV, from the exons ATGGGTCTGAtgagaaataggaaaaatgcaaaaaatgtttctaatACTGATGCAGAGAATGCAGAGGAAGAAAATTTACAGCACTCTAATGTTAAAAAATTCGCTCGGCAATGTAAaactaaaattgaaattcaagaattaaaacaaatgattttcttcaatatggtttcattgattttatacATCGTTAACATTTTATCGCAAATCCGATTGCTTATTAAGTGTTACCAACAACAAGAATTTTGGTACATTTTTGCGTTTTTGACAATTCCTTTGCTTGTCAAGACATGTAGAAGTTTTACGTTttacaacaagaaatggatcaatgagaaattgaaaagaaatggaaatgtgTTTGACCCAAGAGATTTATTGCCGGACAAAGAAtcttttttcagtttgttAATGAAGTGGGTCTTGGGTTTGTGTTTGTTGTGTCCTATTCCAAG GTATTGTGATCTAATCAAATATGCCAATAAAGCCATTGAAGCAAAGAAAACGAACGACGacacgaaaaatatttattttgtcgCTATGATTTGGGAAGAGGTAGAGATGATACAATTGGACCAATTTGATTCTTTCATGGAATCTGCACCTCAAATTTTATTAAGTCTTTACGACATTTTTAAAGACGGATGGAATTTTGAAG ttttttcCATGGTTTTGTCGGCGATTGGTCTTTTATTCTCCGTCGGCAGCTTGTCATGGGCACTGGTCTCTTATGATGAAAAAATCTGTTTAATGAAAGGAATTAAACGGGATGATAGAAATAATCCTGGCTTTATCGATTTCACGAATGATGATGCAATGGAGGATGCAATTAATTGCATTACAGAAACAACCTGGAAAAAGAATAGTCTTCTTACTCTTCTATTATTCCTGgcaaatttctcttttataa ttGGCCGACTGATCgcttttagtttcttttcgttcAGTCATGGCTCCTTAATTTGGATGGCCTGCTTGGCTCACCTGGTTCCAATTTCTATTTGGCATTATTACACTCAACACTACAGTGTATTAGACTCGACGAGATTGTCATTTTTGCACATTTTCGCGTATTTGTACCCATCGGAAAAAGAATCTAATCAGGTGAAACACCCTCGATTCTCACCTGCCGTATATCTGTTT ATCTCTGCCTGCGAGAATGTGTTTCTCATGTTATTGTGGAGCCAAAGTTTCATCATAGGTGATGAGAGACCTGGCATCTTTTCTGTTCCAAATTATCCTTGGACTGAATGGACCTTTTTCGTCCCTTGGTCGGTCCAATTGGTGGCGATTACTgctagttttgtttttttcttactgTTCAACAAAGTGTGA
- the LOC124316369 gene encoding uncharacterized protein LOC124316369 — translation MPTVYIWRPQGKTNPFGHVALKTDKFYISFWTSTGFSDDKIEQLKEVFDFVDGVRGAIVFNQNVDRKNENDFDPIEYIDPIPFLRDEDINSIYEEFLRYNEINPEDVTLERGEQLFKKYQEYEELKKSLPREEAKKMKQPEVPEKSLPKTNYSFSVEFVSRKDESEVPFYHQKQSCVSFVFNLIQMAWLENCSDYAIPIFYSDVAGQSFFGRNVVSSDFKYREFPFRVDWFEKEILKGKRWDLDASCVSYWTTTRDPFTLFNLFIVLPGGIFFLILSFLFFFSPFLRYPVLFVGFICTEAFSRNHWILSFFLMLFVYYIYPINHFLLLFLMFCYHSVTLYMFSPPQFFDSYFKDILPNTIIWFYTFADRYRRGYGL, via the coding sequence ATGCCGACTGTTTACATTTGGCGGCCTCAAGGGAAGACCAACCCATTTGGCCATGTCGCCTTGAAAACCGACAAGTTTTACATCAGCTTTTGGACCAGTACTGGATTTAGTGATGACAAAATTGAGCAATTGAAAGAAGTTTTTGACTTTGTTGATGGTGTGAGAGGAGCGATCGTCTTCAACCAAAATGTCGACCGTAAAAACGAAAACGACTTTGACCCCATCGAATATATTGACCCCATCCCCTTCTTAAGGGATGAAGACATCAATTCAATTTACGAAGAATTCCTTCGTTACAACGAAATCAATCCGGAAGATGTGACACTGGAAAGAGGTGAGCAATTATTCAAAAAGTACCAAGAATACgaggaattgaaaaaatcactGCCACGGGAAGAAGCCAAAAAGATGAAACAACCGGAAGTACCAGAGAAATCACTCCCTAAAACCAACTACTCATTTTCAGTTGAGTTTGTGAGTAGAAAGGACGAGTCTGAAGTGCCATTCTACCACCAAAAACAAAGTTgtgtctcttttgtttttaatctcATTCAAATGGCTTGGCTTGAAAATTGTTCGGATTATGCCATTCCCATCTTTTATAGTGATGTTGCTGGTCAAAGCTTTTTTGGAAGAAATGTTGTTAGTAGTGATTTTAAATACAGGGAATTTCCTTTTAGGGTGGATTGgttcgaaaaagaaattttgaaaggaaaaagatggGATCTGGATGCAAGTTGTGTGAGTTATTGGACAACTACGCGGGACCCATTTACACTCTTTAATCTCTTTATTGTTTTACCTGgcggaattttctttttaatcttgtcttttttgtttttcttctccccatTTTTGCGTTACCCCGTTCTCTTTGTAGGATTTATCTGCACTGAAGCATTTTCTAGGAATCATTGGattttgagttttttcttAATGTTGTTTGTCTATTACATTTACCCAATTaatcactttcttcttctttttttaatgttctgCTATCATAGTGTTACACTTTACATGTTTTCCCCACCCCAATTTTTCGATTCCTATTTTAAAGATATCTTGCCTAATACGATTATTTGGTTTTATACATTTGCTGATCGTTATAGGCGAGGTTATGGGTTGTAA